The sequence below is a genomic window from Candidatus Sungiibacteriota bacterium.
CGCCTTGATACGTATCCGCGATCATCTCGGCGGCCTGCACTACCAAATCAGCCAGTGTCTCGGCTGATTTTACTTTTACCTCGGCGCTCTCCTGCAATTGTCTTATAACTTCTTTTTTCATACGTAGTGGCTGTCAAAACGCCGACAAGCTTCTTGGTAGCGTTCTGGTGTTCCAATATCTAATAATTCTCCCTTGGCAAGAAATCCTCTACACTTTCCGCTTTCCGCAAGTTTAGGAAAAACGTCATATTCTAAGGAGAATGTTTTATCCTGCGGAAAAAAAACTGTAATTTCTTTCCCCATCAGATATATTCCTGCACTAATAAATCCCCCCACCTTCCCAGCGGGGTATTGGACCCCGCGGGAAGGATTTATACGGCGCCCATTCATCCCCGCAACAAGGGAAGTCTGACTTCCCAAGCTGCGGGAATTCTGGGAAGGTGGGGGGACAAATCGGGCCAGGGTATTTAAATCTTTCTCATGAAAAGCAGTAATGAGGAGGTCGTCATTACAAATTACTGTTCCTCCGTCGGTTTTTGCCCTGACGGCAAGCGCAAACGACGCAACCGGTGCAAGCTTTTTGTGGGTACGCAGGAGTCCGGAAAAATTAACAGGGCAAAAGGAGTCGCCGTTCATTACAAAAAAGGGGTCACTGCTTATAAGCGGGAGTGCTTTTTTCAGAGCTCCCCCCGTTCCCAGAGGCGTCTTCTCCTCCGAAAATAAAATTTTAACATCAGGGTCTTTACCGTATTTTTTTTTCACATGCTCTTTCACCTGTTCACCCAGATGCCCGATACATAAAATAAAACGCCGAAACCCAACCCGACTTAGATCTCCTAGCAAAAGGTCAATAAACGCCAGCTCGCCGATTGGAGCCAATACCTTGGGACGATCCTTCACTACCGTCTGCAAGCGCACTCCAAGGCCCCCGCAAAGAATTACAACATCAGTTTTGGAAAGTGGAACGTACATAAAATAAGCCTCTTAACTAAAACCCCCGTCCCACAAAACAGGCTGCCTTAATTTCCCTGTTTCCGCGCTGCCGTGTCTTACAAAATCCCAGGATTTTTTAAAAATTTTCCACGGTCGCGCGAGGAACGGAAGCTCACGGTCTAAATTGCGTAGACGATATTTTAAATAAAACCACGGGGAGCAGTACTCTTTGACCAAACGTCTGGAATCTGCCAGATGTCCTTTCGAATTAATCACAACCATGCTGTGATCGTATATAAAGTGGTGAAAGGTATTAAGACGGCAAAATTTAACAACCATGCCCTTTTTTATAAACTCCAGCACAAACCCGTTATCGGCGTTGGGACTTTCCGGAAAAAGCATGGCCGAACGCACCAAGGCGTCACGGCGGAAAAACCACCCAACCTCCGCCGCCCCCTTATAACGAAATACGTCCTCTACACTCTTTCCATAATTTACCCCCGGAGGCACGCAGTATTCGGTTATGACACCGTTTCTTTCTTTGGTACCGCCGCAGATCAAAAGATCAATTTCCGGATGCGCTTCCAAAGCTTTAATCGCCTGTTTTACCCCTTCCGGATGATAAATATCATCGTCCATCAGCGGTTTCAAAAACTTTCCCCGCGCCAAAAGTATGGCCTTATTCTGCGCTTCCTGTCCGCAAGTGTCCGGTTCCGAAATAAATACATCTATTAAATCGCGGTAGCGTGCAGCTACTTCTCCCGTGTGATCTACGGAGTCCCCATCTATCACTATAAGTTCGTCCTGGGGTCCAATAAATTTTTTTGCCCCTTCCAGCGCCCGCGCCAAATATTCAGCCCTGTTTTTGGTGATGATAAAAAATGAGACACGCTTGGGAGAATACGCATCAAAAGTATATTTTTCGGCCGTTGTTTTTACTACTGAATTTTTAAAGCTCATCTTGCGGCATTCTATAAATTACTTGGCTTCCCGAGAACTCAAATTTGAAAGGCACTTCCAAGAGTCCTGCTAACGCCTCTTGGACCTTATCGCGTAATTCCGGTTTTACGAAAATAAGCATAAAACCTCCGCCTCCTGCGCCTAAAATCTTGCCCCCCAAGGCTCCGGCATGCATGGCCGCCTCATACACTTCGTCAATAAAAGGGTTGGTAATTTTTGACGAAAGCGACTTCTTAAGACGCCAACCCTCATGCAAGAGTCTGCCCAAACGTTCCACGGACTCCTTGGGACTTACTAGGACTTGGGTAGCCTCGTCAACCAAAGCGTGAAGCGCTTTAAGTTCAATTACCTTATGCGGCGTATTTTTTATCTGCTCGGCCGCAACCTCGGAGGCGTTCCGGGGAAATCCTGTAAAAAAAAGCGCCAAGTGCTTCTCTAGTTCCTGCATACGCTCGCGCGGCAAATCAAGAGGTTTGACCGCGACGTCATCTTTGCCTCCGAATCTGATTTGGTTAAGACCGCCAAAAGCAGCGATGGCCTGATCCTGCGACCCCACGTTCTCCCCAATTCTTTTCTGTTCTACGTGAATAGCGTCCAGCGCAAGCTTAAGCTTGCTGACTTCCTGTCCCCGCAGGGCGTAAAGGGAATTCAGAAGGCCTACGGTAAAAGAGGAACTTGAACCGAGCCCCGACATACCCGGCACATCGGTATTATGTTGTATTTCCACCCCTTCATTAAATTCCAAATGATTCAGGCATTCACGAACCGAGGGGTGCTCAATCTCGGCAATAGTCTTTGTTTCCTCGTATTTGCTGTAACGGATGCGGTAGTTGCAATCAAAAAAAGGCGGAAGATACCGGCTGATAACATAACAATATTTATTGATGGAAGCCGAAAGCACTGCTCCTCCATTTTTTTTGTACCAGACCGGATAGTCAGTTCCACCACCGAAAAAAGAGATACGAAAAGGTGTACGGGTGATTATCATGGTTAAATCGCTAACTGTTATTAAAACGTGGCAGAGTCCCTATTGGTTTTGTGTGGAATCATAATTCCCCACCGTGGTGGGGAATGAATTTAACGCCTGATATAAACATCAAATTTACTGCATACGACATCGGCAAATTGCTTTCCCGTATCAGTCACAACGATGGTGTCATCCGTAAGTTCAACGATGCCGTCATCTTGACACTGCTGCAGCGCTACCATCTCGGGCTGGAAATATTCCGCAAATCTTATATCGTACTTCGTCTCCAGCTCCCTTAAATCAAGTAAAAAGTAATTGCGGATGGTCTGTATAATTTCACGACGGAGCTGGTCGTCCCGACTCAGCTTGTGTCCCCGGAAAACTGGAAATTGGTTATGCAGAACGGCTGCCGTATAATCTTTAAGTCCGGTTTCGGGCGAACTAAAAATATTTTGAAAGTCGTAAAGCGATGCCAAACCGCTCACTGCGCCAACCCCAACACCCAAGACCGCCTGATACCTGCCGGCTGTAACGCCCATACGGTTCCAGGCCATTTTTCCTTCCCTCATGGCCTCAACTACATCATCGGCGGGTTTTGCAAAATGGTCATAACCAGTACGAATATATCCCCCTTCCGTTAAAATTTCCGTGGCCTCAAGAAACAACATCTTGCGCTCGGCATTATCAGGGAAAGACGGCATCAACAACTGGTGAGGGAAAAATTGCGGTATAAAGTGCATATAGTTTAAGCAGATCCTGTCCGGAGCCATTTCCACTACCTTTTTCATGGTCCTACGCATAGATTCTCTGGTTTGCTTGGGTAAACCGCAGATAATGTCAAAGTTTATTCCGTTTCTAAAAAGGCGCCGCAGCTCTGGAGCAATAAGTCTCTCAGTTAACACGGCCGGTTGTACCCGCGCCACTGCCTTTTGCACTTCCAAATCAAAATCCTGAACGCCAAAAGAAACTCTGGAAATGCCCTTGCTGGCATAATAGCGCATCCCTTCTTCTTTCACGTGACGCGGATCAATCTCTATGGCAAACTCGTCCAAAGAATCAAGGTCTGCGACTTCCCTTAACTTTTCAAGCAACCGATCAAAGTCCTCGTTTGTAAGATAGGTCGGAGATCCGCCGCCAAGATGTACCTCCCGAAAATTTGGCCGGATTTTGTTTTCTTCCAAAAACCGCTTTAATAGCTCTACCTCCTGATAAAGCACCTCCAGATATCTTTTTATGTCGCTGTAATTTCTGCTTATAACTACATGGCAGGTACAATAAAGGCACTGGACAGGACAATGGGGAATATGAACATAAAGCATGAGCGGCACCGTCGGATTTCCAAGAAAAAGTTCCCGCAACGCGTCACGATACTGCTTGTCTCCCTCTTCTGCGGACTGGAAAGCAGTCCAAAAACGCAAATTAGGATATTCGGTGTACATAAAAGAGCGTTCACCGTATTTCTTAACCAAACGGGGGTCGGGATTGCGCAGGGTCACGACTCTATCTCCAAAAAGAGAACTGTATAGATTATACAAAAATAGCCGCCATCTGTCGATAGCTAAAAGCCATACCGCATGCCCGCTCCAAAAACTGGAAAACCCGCCTGAAGGGCGGGTAGAAAAACTTAGGCAGGTTGGGAGCGCGTTTCAACCTTGCCGCCAAAAAACTCAAAAGAATTCAGTCCTCTCTCCCTAAGTCTTTGTAGAAGCTCCGTATAATTTTTGATAATTTGCTCCGGGGTCATACTTCTCCCCCAAGGAGTTTCTTCTTCATATACAAAAGTAAGTTGCGGCAGCTCGTCCCTGTACTTCCCGTGCTGATGCATCATCTTTTTCCAGTCACGGAGCACTTCCCGAATACCAAATCTTTCCGGATGATTATAAACTTCTGTCCCCGGACGTAACGTAAAAATAGCCAAATAAACAAGGTCGGGTTGGGTTTCTTCAATAAAAGACCACGTTCGCTCCACAATGTCCTCTGGCTCTCCCGGAAGACCAATAATTAAATAGATCCTTGCCTCAATGTCATTTTCTTTCAGCACCCTTATGGTGTTTTTAGCTCCTTCAACCGTGGTACGCTTGTTAATTATATCAAGCGATCTTTGCCAAACGCTCTCTACTCCCAAACCCATGGCCATGCATCCGCTTTGTCTGGCCAAAGCCGCAAGAGAGGACGTAATCCCATCCACACGACATTGCCCCCTCCAAACAATGCTGGTTCTGCCTATGGCTTCCAGATGACGCTGGGCCTGATCCTCTTTTAGGGGAAGAACGATTTCGTCCGAAAGCGACAAACCCTGAATTCCATATTGGGATTTAAGATATTCTATTTCCTCTTCCACCCTTTCAGGGGCCCGATATCTTATACCGGGCACCTCAAGCCGCGCATACTCAATGGCGCAAAAATGACAGCGGTACGGACACCCCCTACTAAACATGGCCGTAGTGCCCAAAAGTTCTTCATAGCCCATTTTGTGTTTGAGATTCATAACACTCTTCCTTGCAGTTGCGCTAGCCGGAAGAAAATGTCTGCGCCAGTGAGGATAAATATTAATATCTACCGGTTTTGGGTCTCTATATATACGCTCTAGCCTCTGCCCCATGAAGTCTTCCAGCGCCTGAATAACGGTTCGTTCTCCTTCGCCCAGAATTAAAGCATCAAATACCTCCAGTGACTCTTGAGTAAACATATTAGCATGCGGCCCGCCCGCAATGTGCCGCGCCCGGGGATAGTGACTGCGCAACGATTTCACTATGGAACATTGCTCTTCATAGTCCAGGGTATAAACAGAATGCAGATAAACATCGCACTCGGGAATGTGGTAGATGGCCGAGTCTCTTTTGATGCCGCGTAGATCAACTAATCTGGCCTCCACGTCGCGTCCGAAGTGATCCTCCAAAATGGTTAATAACTGAAAGTGAACAAAGGGGTCCCCGCGAAAAGGGTCAAACAGATAGTCGCTCGACGGGAATATAAATCCTACCTCCAGCATTTTTTGTCCCTGTTATAAAAGATCATTATTTTTAATTTTACTATAAAAACTGCTCTCTAGCAAGCTTGGCATGGAAACTTGGATGATTATTGGCGTCAAACTTAAAAAGAAAGTACCGCATCGGGGTGATGCGGCAGTAAGTATCTGCTGCTTAATTAGCTGGCTGACGGAGTCGTATATCTTCTTCCACGCGGCGCATAATCTCGTTTAGTCCGAGGACGGCAAAACGCAAACGCCAGTAGGCTACGCTTTCGGAGAATGTCTTGGCCAGCGCAAGTCGTCTTTGGGCCTCTTCCGGTCTTCCCAACTTAAATTCCAAAACTGCAAAATAAAGATTGACTAGAGCGTTATTGGCGTGGGTTTTGTCGCAAATGTTCACAAAGAGCTTTCTTAACATTTCAAGTTTTATAGGATTTTCCTCCCGCCAGATTTTTCCTTCATAATTTATTTTCCAGTCCATCACCATCCAAATATCCGCGATCTCGTCTCTCTGGGGAACATAAACAGGATCTCCATCCAGTAAATTTACAAATTCCTTGGCCCGCTCCTTTTGTCCGGCGACATTACGGATATGCTGTCCGGTGGATCCTGTAAACGGCCGCTCTGTTCCGTCAATCAGCTGCTGTTGGGTAAGAAGACCGGTATTGAGCGCGTGGTTGGTAATTTCTACGCCGGGAATGTAGTTCAAAACCTGAATAGTGGACCAATCGGGCTGCGTTTCAACGCAAAGCTTAATGGTCTGCCAAACCTCACCAATAGTTTCATCAGGAAACCCAACGATTAAAAGAAACTTGGTAAAAATCTGGGGATATTTTCGCAGTATCTCCATGCAACGGTGGAAGTGGCGCACACCGCTAGGTTTCTTAACGGATCGCAAAATCCTCTCACTGCCTGACTCTACGCCAAAACTCAAGCCAATGCATCCTGATTCGTACGCGGCCTGTGCAATTTCCTCGGTCATGGCAGAAGCAATGATGCCATTGGACGCATCCCACGTGATTCCAAGGTTCCTCCTGACCATTTCGTTAAATAAAGCCACCGGGCCTCCATAAAGAAGATCATCGTCCAGCCACATAATATGCCGGACTCCATAGGTATCACGGATGTACTCAATTTCATCCACCACGTCGCTAGCCGGCCGGTCAAAGACTCCCCGACCGTTAAAATTACGTACCGAACAGAA
It includes:
- a CDS encoding NTP transferase domain-containing protein, with translation MYVPLSKTDVVILCGGLGVRLQTVVKDRPKVLAPIGELAFIDLLLGDLSRVGFRRFILCIGHLGEQVKEHVKKKYGKDPDVKILFSEEKTPLGTGGALKKALPLISSDPFFVMNGDSFCPVNFSGLLRTHKKLAPVASFALAVRAKTDGGTVICNDDLLITAFHEKDLNTLARFVPPPSQNSRSLGSQTSLVAGMNGRRINPSRGVQYPAGKVGGFISAGIYLMGKEITVFFPQDKTFSLEYDVFPKLAESGKCRGFLAKGELLDIGTPERYQEACRRFDSHYV
- a CDS encoding glycosyltransferase; amino-acid sequence: MSFKNSVVKTTAEKYTFDAYSPKRVSFFIITKNRAEYLARALEGAKKFIGPQDELIVIDGDSVDHTGEVAARYRDLIDVFISEPDTCGQEAQNKAILLARGKFLKPLMDDDIYHPEGVKQAIKALEAHPEIDLLICGGTKERNGVITEYCVPPGVNYGKSVEDVFRYKGAAEVGWFFRRDALVRSAMLFPESPNADNGFVLEFIKKGMVVKFCRLNTFHHFIYDHSMVVINSKGHLADSRRLVKEYCSPWFYLKYRLRNLDRELPFLARPWKIFKKSWDFVRHGSAETGKLRQPVLWDGGFS
- a CDS encoding kinase, which codes for MIITRTPFRISFFGGGTDYPVWYKKNGGAVLSASINKYCYVISRYLPPFFDCNYRIRYSKYEETKTIAEIEHPSVRECLNHLEFNEGVEIQHNTDVPGMSGLGSSSSFTVGLLNSLYALRGQEVSKLKLALDAIHVEQKRIGENVGSQDQAIAAFGGLNQIRFGGKDDVAVKPLDLPRERMQELEKHLALFFTGFPRNASEVAAEQIKNTPHKVIELKALHALVDEATQVLVSPKESVERLGRLLHEGWRLKKSLSSKITNPFIDEVYEAAMHAGALGGKILGAGGGGFMLIFVKPELRDKVQEALAGLLEVPFKFEFSGSQVIYRMPQDEL
- the hemN gene encoding oxygen-independent coproporphyrinogen III oxidase; amino-acid sequence: MYNLYSSLFGDRVVTLRNPDPRLVKKYGERSFMYTEYPNLRFWTAFQSAEEGDKQYRDALRELFLGNPTVPLMLYVHIPHCPVQCLYCTCHVVISRNYSDIKRYLEVLYQEVELLKRFLEENKIRPNFREVHLGGGSPTYLTNEDFDRLLEKLREVADLDSLDEFAIEIDPRHVKEEGMRYYASKGISRVSFGVQDFDLEVQKAVARVQPAVLTERLIAPELRRLFRNGINFDIICGLPKQTRESMRRTMKKVVEMAPDRICLNYMHFIPQFFPHQLLMPSFPDNAERKMLFLEATEILTEGGYIRTGYDHFAKPADDVVEAMREGKMAWNRMGVTAGRYQAVLGVGVGAVSGLASLYDFQNIFSSPETGLKDYTAAVLHNQFPVFRGHKLSRDDQLRREIIQTIRNYFLLDLRELETKYDIRFAEYFQPEMVALQQCQDDGIVELTDDTIVVTDTGKQFADVVCSKFDVYIRR
- a CDS encoding B12-binding domain-containing radical SAM protein — protein: MLEVGFIFPSSDYLFDPFRGDPFVHFQLLTILEDHFGRDVEARLVDLRGIKRDSAIYHIPECDVYLHSVYTLDYEEQCSIVKSLRSHYPRARHIAGGPHANMFTQESLEVFDALILGEGERTVIQALEDFMGQRLERIYRDPKPVDINIYPHWRRHFLPASATARKSVMNLKHKMGYEELLGTTAMFSRGCPYRCHFCAIEYARLEVPGIRYRAPERVEEEIEYLKSQYGIQGLSLSDEIVLPLKEDQAQRHLEAIGRTSIVWRGQCRVDGITSSLAALARQSGCMAMGLGVESVWQRSLDIINKRTTVEGAKNTIRVLKENDIEARIYLIIGLPGEPEDIVERTWSFIEETQPDLVYLAIFTLRPGTEVYNHPERFGIREVLRDWKKMMHQHGKYRDELPQLTFVYEEETPWGRSMTPEQIIKNYTELLQRLRERGLNSFEFFGGKVETRSQPA
- a CDS encoding cobalamin-dependent protein (Presence of a B(12) (cobalamin)-binding domain implies dependence on cobalamin itself, in one of its several forms, or in some unusual lineages, dependence on a cobalamin-like analog.), whose product is MGQLVVELKTVTSKADNLLRRLIAEKLRFKLPQGCRRVLLVNPVHVPKEDYSVEVAVGNRYPVYPPYGLGVLSRNLRERGYETDLIDLNFDLQEELQSGRQGFNYDVWEEWLRERIENFQPDLVALTCMFTVTHRAMKRTAEFIRENYPYVSIIAGGVHTTQAGEMVLKDCPEIDFIGLYEGNTAFGDLLDFVNGRAGEEALSQIAALIDGEYTVLKNRAAKNRTSVSVRPYYHDLRIGDYSPKNGRIGVYYWLWPEGTRASTVLANVGCRAQCTFCSVRNFNGRGVFDRPASDVVDEIEYIRDTYGVRHIMWLDDDLLYGGPVALFNEMVRRNLGITWDASNGIIASAMTEEIAQAAYESGCIGLSFGVESGSERILRSVKKPSGVRHFHRCMEILRKYPQIFTKFLLIVGFPDETIGEVWQTIKLCVETQPDWSTIQVLNYIPGVEITNHALNTGLLTQQQLIDGTERPFTGSTGQHIRNVAGQKERAKEFVNLLDGDPVYVPQRDEIADIWMVMDWKINYEGKIWREENPIKLEMLRKLFVNICDKTHANNALVNLYFAVLEFKLGRPEEAQRRLALAKTFSESVAYWRLRFAVLGLNEIMRRVEEDIRLRQPAN